The nucleotide sequence accCATTCCTCACACCATCACATGATCTTACTCTAGATGACATTGAGGTGCGGTTCTTCACTCAGGCCTGGGAGGCCAAAGGCTCTTTCTCTCAGGCAGATGTGCACAGGCAAGTGGCCATAGTGTTCAAGACCCCTGCTTACTGTGACACCAGCATCACTGCCCCGGTCACTGTGCGCATGCAGCTGCGCCGGCCCACAGACCAGGAGGTCAGTGAGCCCATGGAGTTCAGATACCTGCCTGATGacaaaggtaaataataataataataataataataataataataataataataataatcccttgCACACTTaatgtttatttgattgtttgatttTACTTCATTACAAATGGGATGTCACATTGTTTTACAAGTGCAAATAAGAGATAAAATGAAGTTTAAATAAACATTCTTCATAGAAATGTACTTTCAAACAATGTCATGATCGCATTTTCTTATAGTTCTTATCAATTCATGCTAGTAACCAATTATTAACTCTGACTTTTGCCTTAAACTAATAATTTGCTACTTATTAGTTGTTAATAATACAGTACTGATACTTGGGTATTAAGTAGGATTAGTAatgtaaaacatgatcatgcagaatatgtgtttctaagtactaataaacagccaatatgttAATAATAGGCATGCAAATATGCCAGTTGATAGTGAAAATTGGTCAAAATCTTTTAGACGTggtattaaaatgcatattttgtcAACTGAATTATAAATACCTGGTATAAAATGTTCTGAgtttgtccacttttgaccacttcGAGAGGttgatgcattttaaaatgcttctGATTGGATCACTGTTGGAGAGTAATGAGTttgaacaaccaaaaaaaaaccaCCAACTCTCTGCATActgatggattttttttaattataggaCATGTTGTTTGATTGTGCTTGCCAGATGGGATTTGTTTGAAATCATGTTTAGTTTGAAGGTGAAAATGAATAGCAATGATGCAAACCAAAAAAAAGATCATATGTTAGATCAGCTAAACAcacattttaaaggggacctattatgcacaaattatttttaggggttgaAACACAATTCTGTAGCAACAGTCAAAAAAAACAGCTTCTAATGgttaacatttatacattttatatatatatatatatatatatataatatatatatatatatatatatatatatatatatatatatatatatatatatatatatatatatatatatatttatataatcacacttcatagtTTGACACTCACACTTTGTACatatcatcagagggggaaatccccacccattagtgaaaatctctcccttattagcataggacatCAGTCTTCTTTTTGAATCTTCCACCATGcagacacataggcatttgtagcacCGCCCTCTTTTacaaactcatttgaatttaaagcaacagtcaccaaaatagccctatttgaatcaaagcctaaaaggggcagtttcaaagagttataaataattattagtgtggtattttgagatgaaactttacatcaggggtcaccaatctcggtcctggagggccagcgtccctgcagggtttagctccatcttgcctcaacacacctgcctggatgtttcaagtacacctagtaagaccttgattagcttgttcaggtgtgtttgattagggttggagctaaaatctgcaggacaccggccctccaggaacaagtttggtgaccactgctttacatacacactctatgGACAACAGAAACGTTTGTTACTTCttttaaaaagcataataggtcccttttaatTATAAATACTATTAAgtctacatgtttttttttcttttacatacAATATCaaattatgaatataaatatcACACATTTTGGGAAGTTTTTATCATACTttcaaaataaagtttatttttatacacatatatttatacacatgttATTTGTAAAGGATTTTAACCACAAAAATCCATTTGTTTTAGAGATGTATAGAATTTTTTGAGGTCAAATAATCATTTAAGTGTAACCCTTTGAAAATAGTTGAACgtttgtatttttttcagatCCCTACGGCTGTCGAGAGAAGAAACGTAAAATCGACATGCAGATGAAATCCTCCTTCCCAAGCTTCTCCCAAGGAGCCATGAGCTTCATGAACAGAACAAAAGCTGTGACTTCAGCCAACTTGATGAATCAGAGAATCAAAACCGGTAAGACAACCCAACGGGCATTACCAAACAACAGCACACACTCTTCATACAGACAATATTACTATATAACACGACAAAATCTTTTTACAGAGCCACCAAATTATTATCGCTCACCAAACCAAGGGGTGACCCGCCAAAATCAGCCAGTCTATTATAACAAAGGCCTTCCGTCCTGCCCCATGATGCAACATCAATCAGAAACCCAGGCACCAGGAGCTCTAAGTCAATGGACCAGTCAAGTCACCAACACCACTGTGCCCAATAACGGTGTAGGTCTACAGCAGGTGAATTCAAGTCCCAGCATGCCAACCGCAGGGGAAAATGGAAACAGCCTTCCTCTGTTGACCTCAATGGATCTAGAGATTCTTCAACCCAATGGACCAACCGGCAACCAGCCTCGACAGGACCTACTAAACCAGCAGGTTCAGCAATCCCAACAGCCACCACAAAGACAAGGACAGGAAGGAGCCTGGTTTAACTACGGCTCCCAACAGcctcaaaacacacaaaatggaGCATCCAGTGGGTCACTAGCAACGGGCTACCAGTTTACAGGCGGCTTAGAGGATGATATCTTCCAAAGCCTCATGGGTAATCATCAACCAGGCATCCAGTTGAAACAGGAACCTCAAGGGCTGAGCAACATGACTCCATTGGTCAACTCGGATTGTGTACAGTCCTTCACAGCCCTCCTAAACTGCAACAATGGAAGTACTCCAGAACACATGAGGCAAATAGACCCCAATGGCGCCAATCAGAGGGTCTCGCAGATACAGTACCCTTCTGGAAATATGGGGCAGGAGAGCCATCTTGAGCACTACGCCTGGCACTTTCCCGAATAGAGTCATTGTTGTTGGTTTTACTTAAGCGTAGGCTACGGTTTATGTTCGCTgaatgtatttttgatgaaagatTTGGAGGGGTTGTTGTGTAGGGATTACTGTAAATGCTGATTCACACCGCACTGATAGATGCAGGGACAATCAAAGAGATTACAGTACATCACTATTTGACCCTATAAATGCCATGAGAAAACATGGGAATGATTGCTGACAAGAGAAAATGTGctgatccacaaaaaaaaaacaaccaactgtCAATGCGGTAAGAGTTGGCTTTAATATGGTGCCAAAGTTTGCTTAAACTTTGAgattttacaaaacatttatgtATATAACAGTCTGATAGTCATACTGGAGAAGTTTGGGATGGTTGACTCAAATGCTTACGTATGGCAGGGTAATTGTGTTCCTTAGCATGGGAACTAACAGGGAATTTATCCCTGGGTAATGGCTATGTCATTTTAACCATATCTAAGGTTCTCAAATGTTCTTTTCAAACAAGATTTTCTTCGGTAACTCGAAAGTAAGATGACAGTTTTTGAAAAAATGTGTACCAGTTTCTCATTCTGTTAATACTTCATGCAGCATACACTTATAAGGTTTGCTTTTATGTCATCAATggtggatttttgtatttttataaagtttataCTACTGAACGTGGATTTTGTGATTTCCGTGTGTGTATTCGGTCTTAGATAATCTGTTTTGCGTTCCTCAGTTCAGgtgaataaaatattcaaatctgtAATTTGGTGTGGATGTTTGTTTTTTCGTAAGAAAGAAATGGAGCCTTGAGATATGaatattttcagcttttatatttcTGAACTCACTGAACTCAGCGCTGATGCAACTGGTATGTGCTCATAATATATCTGTGTCATTCAAGCAGTTTCGACACTCAGCAGTGCTATATATAATGCATAGAAACACACTGTTATGTTACGGAGTTGCTTGACTGGTTTTGAAACATGGGAAAGTTTTACTTCATGATCCACATTTTTGAATCACTCCATTTCCACTATTTGGAAATGTAttcttttactttttgtttttctttttgtcttctGTAGGAGTACAAAACAATTATATGTTTAGAGTCAGGAGATATTGCTGCCTCTACCGATTAAAGAGCTTAAtgaattatgatttttcccaacAGGGTAAAGTAaggatgtttttttcttcttatacTTCAAAGTATGGGTTCAGAAAAGGACCTTTCTCATTCTCATCAAGGGTGAATTTACGTGAttaaaaatacactacctgacaaaagtcttgttaccaatccaagttttaggaaaaacaaataataacttctagttgatcgttgggtatcagaagtggcttatatgaaaggcaaagccctctagattacgcttcaccaaaataaaatatgatcatgccttgatttttttttttatcatttaattaggacagtaaggtttgatttagtcttgaaaaataataatattgtgtatgactgccatgagcttggaggactgcatccatacatctctacaataactcaaataacttattattgaagtcatctggaatggcaaagaaagcgttcttgcaggactcccagagtttatcaagattctttggatttatctgtAAGGCCTCCTCCATCTttctccagacatgctcaataatgtttatatctggtgactgggctggccaatcctgaagcaccttgaccttctttgctaaGGTGGAGCCTGAGGTATGataaggagcactatcctgctgaatttgccctctcctgtggtttgtaatgtaatggccagCACAAATAACTTGATACCTCATGCTGAGTTTTCATCCATTTTCCAGATCTTTCAACGGCCCCCTTAcggaatgtaaccccaaaccatgattttttttcttcaccgaACTAGACGGATTTCCATGAGAATCtggggtccatgctggttccaatgggtcttctgcagtatttgtgatgattgggatgcagttcaatggatgattcatctgaaaaatctaccttcgtACAACTGGGacagatgacaagacttttgtcaggtaatttaaaataacagtttatgttttaatatatcttaaaatgtgatttattcaaGTGATGCCAAAGCTGAGTTtacagcatcattacttcagtcagTGTCATGTGATCCTTCATAAATCCTATATTCTGTATTTTGAATAAGAATCCTGAAAATGATGCTCAATAAACAGATTTCAGGCGAAATTGCTTTCATTGTTAGAAATTAGATTTGATATAAACTAGTTTTTGGCATTTCAGTGCTCTCCTAATTTAGACCATCTCTGCAAAAACGACCCAACACTGAACAAATGGCAGGCATAACCAAGCatttaggtttaaaaaaaacaacctagTGAGTTTCTAATGAGTGGTTTCCGCTaaataatgttttcaaattacttttttaagAACTCCATCTCAGCTCTGACAACTTTTGATCAAAtttgaaaagtttgaaacaataaattctgaaataaaatataaacaaatcctTAACATAACAGAAAATGCAATATCTTAATACATGTTTTGTACCATAGTATCCAAGACCATAAAAGTCACACACTTCAACATCAAAGATTGTTAGAGCAGAGATGAAGGTCTATAATGCAACttgaaagcacaaataaataaataaaaagccctGACTAAGACAATTCCGGACGGTTAATTGATGAATTTCTAAATAACTTTCTAAACACTTTCTAAATAactctaaatcagtgtttctcaaccatattCCTGGAGGACTACCGGCACTGAATGTTTTTctatgtctcctttgtctgtcatacccattacaggtctttcagtctctactAATATAAGCTGATGATCAGAATTAGGTGTTTTGGATTAAGGAGACATAGAAAATGTACAGAGCTGGTGGACCTCCAGcaacgtggttgagaaatacATCTCTAAATGAACAAGCATAACAATTAAGTATGATGGTATCAACAGCATTTATTCTGACACAGACTGTTTAGTACAGTCTAGTTATAGCCAGTCAGCAGTgtgattaatacattaattagcaCAAGAGTAAGTCTGCATCTTTgaatcttacacacacacacacacaactggagCAATCCTTCAAGCCAAATATGAGTCATTACCTTTTAGCTGCACATTTAAATTCACGTCAATAATTGGAGTTTAGAATAATCGTATTATTTATTCCTATAACACCAACATGATTTCTAGAAATTATGTGGTTTATAGCCTGTATAAACCAGAAGCAACAAGGGCTTTTTTCCCCATAAAGACGTCAGTACCTGTGAACACAGGACACGCTCAAAGACAAGACTCTTCTTAAGCTCTTATCTGGAAGAAATGCTGTAGAAAAGTGTGGCTTCCTGTCTATCTGAACAAACCCACAACACAGCTCCTAAACAGAAACAACAATCCAGTTATACTCGTTATTTTGTAATAAGTTGTTGCTTGTTATTTTttgatatatattaataatatatatatatattattgtgggCAAAGGTGACAGTTTAGTGACTCAGTAGAGTTCCTTTGATCAAAGACATGATGATGTCATGCAGCTACCATAATGAGATAATAATCATACAGATCTGAGAGAAAACACTTGAGGAGATGAAATAAGTGACGTATGTTTGATTTACCTTCCTAGAACTAATAAAGGAAATAGTAAAGAAAATGCAAATCTGTAGCAACTTATTTTTGCgactcatttttttaaaaatctgacattCTTGTATACATTGTTAACATTGTTAAAAATTGTAAACCCTTTGTAAATTTGGACATATTTagagagagaatgaaaataaGCACAGATTCAAAATGATTGGaacaatttgttcattcattcattttagttatgggggtaacacattacaagtaactcgagttacgtaataatattacttttctaagtaacgagtaatgcattactttaaaaattaagtaataatatttgagatactttttaaaaaatgtaacttgagttcattttagttgaattaaaaagcttttaaaaaaatagtttgctgaaTAAAAATTAGTGTATTCATGTTGAATCAATGAGAAAATGAGCTTCCTGCAGGAACAGAGATGGCAGAgctttacatttctgtgatggaaatattctcattaCTTTGAACACACGGAAGAAAAAACGATGATTTCAgtgaactaataagacaaaaatacaaaatagcaaacacattgctttaaattttCATTCATCTGTATGTACGGCATGTATAATGCCATCAAGAAGGTTCTCAGAAGGCAAcattattcaaatttttttatttacttatttttaaaggtaaataaagttGTAGGTTATACAGtctgttgttaaatgcagagctcatctattaaaaaagataaataccCTGAAAGTtcaagagatcaagcctcaggcaggttcaattcaattcaattcacctttatttgtatagcgcttatacaatgtagattgtgtcaaagcagcttcacataaaaggtcacagtaaataggaacagtgtagttcagtttgtagtgtttaagttcagttcagattagctcagttcagtgtggattaataatcactactgagagtccaaatactgaagagcaaatccaacgatgcgcagctttacagatcccgaaccatgcaagccagtggcgacagcggagaggtaaaaaaaacttcactaaaggcggaagtgaagaaaaaaaaccttgagagaaaccaggctcagttgggcacgaccattttaatttcttcgctggccaaacgtcttgtgcagagctgcagtctcagtggcggaggctggaagctggcctcagcg is from Danio aesculapii chromosome 13, fDanAes4.1, whole genome shotgun sequence and encodes:
- the rel gene encoding proto-oncogene c-Rel, translated to MDVHSLSMHRDPHLMGEPCVQIFEQPKQRGMRFRYKCEGRSAGSIPGERSSDNNRTYPSIQILNVTGKGKVRVTLVTKSEPYKPHPHDLVGKDCKDGYYEAEFGPERRAIAFQNLGIQCVRRREVKDAIMQRVTRGINPFNVPREQLLQTEEYDLNVVRLCFQIYLQDESGMYNTMLPPIVSNPIYDNRAPNTAELRICRVNKNSGSVKGGDEIFLLCDKVQKDDIEVRFFTQAWEAKGSFSQADVHRQVAIVFKTPAYCDTSITAPVTVRMQLRRPTDQEVSEPMEFRYLPDDKDPYGCREKKRKIDMQMKSSFPSFSQGAMSFMNRTKAVTSANLMNQRIKTEPPNYYRSPNQGVTRQNQPVYYNKGLPSCPMMQHQSETQAPGALSQWTSQVTNTTVPNNGVGLQQVNSSPSMPTAGENGNSLPLLTSMDLEILQPNGPTGNQPRQDLLNQQVQQSQQPPQRQGQEGAWFNYGSQQPQNTQNGASSGSLATGYQFTGGLEDDIFQSLMGNHQPGIQLKQEPQGLSNMTPLVNSDCVQSFTALLNCNNGSTPEHMRQIDPNGANQRVSQIQYPSGNMGQESHLEHYAWHFPE